The genomic window TTGAACCAGGGATCCATCGTCAGTCTGGACCGGGGCGTGAAAGAGCCTCTGGATCTGATGGTGAACGGCACCCTCATTGCCCGCGGTGAGGTGGTGGAATCCGCCGGGCAGTTCGGTCTGCGGCTCATCGATGTCGTCAGTCCGTCGGAGCGACTCAAGAAACTGAAATGAAGACCTTGCGCTCACCATTGCCGGTTTTGCTCATGCCGCTGATTGCGTCGCGAAGCCTTGCCCAGGAAAAGGTGCAGGAAACCGCGCAGGAAGCGGTGGGCATCGCAAAGACGGGCAGCTCCCCGGAGCTCTTCAGTGCCGGTTACCTGTTTCAGGTCCTCGGCTCCCTGGTCCTGGTGTTCGTATGTCTTTTTGCCGTGGTTTATTTTCTCAAGCGCTTTAACGGCACCGTGGGAACCAGCGGCTCCGCCCTGCGCGTCCTGGGCAGCGCCAGTGTTGGTCAGCGGGAAAAGGTGGTGCTCATGGAAGTGGGTGGCGAGCAGCTGCTCATTGGCGTAGCTCCCGGCTCCGTGCGCAAGCTCCATGTACTCCCCGAAGCTTTGGTGACTGAGGAAGCGACGCAGACCCCGACACCGGATTTTGCTGCTGTCTTGCGCGCGGCAAATCCGCTGGGCAGCAAGTCGTGAAAACACTTCTCGCTATTGTCGCACCGCTGATGCTGCTGTTGATGCCTGAAACGGCACTGGCGCAGGCGGGGATTCCTCTGGTATCGGTACAGCCCAGCGCCGCCGGTGGCAACGAC from Congregibacter litoralis KT71 includes these protein-coding regions:
- the fliO gene encoding flagellar biosynthetic protein FliO, yielding MKTLRSPLPVLLMPLIASRSLAQEKVQETAQEAVGIAKTGSSPELFSAGYLFQVLGSLVLVFVCLFAVVYFLKRFNGTVGTSGSALRVLGSASVGQREKVVLMEVGGEQLLIGVAPGSVRKLHVLPEALVTEEATQTPTPDFAAVLRAANPLGSKS